One Lysinibacillus fusiformis genomic window carries:
- a CDS encoding ABC transporter ATP-binding protein, whose translation MGFLELEHIHHSYYSSTQAKEVLRDINLTIQEGEFVSFIGPSGCGKTTLLSIIAGLFPSTEGKVFIDKEEISPHNQSLIGYMLQQDYLFPWKTIEENVTIGLKIIERNKKSHKVTANALLQEIGLPHVGSYYPRELSGGMRQRVALARTLAVNPKILLLDEPFSALDYQSKLKLEDLVVETLKAYHKTAILVTHDIGEAIAMSERVFLFSANPGTLHRVFEIPTELQELSPFDVRQHPAYSEVFQTIWKELESLG comes from the coding sequence ATGGGATTTTTAGAGCTCGAGCATATTCACCATAGTTATTATTCAAGTACGCAGGCGAAAGAAGTTTTACGTGATATTAACTTAACTATTCAAGAGGGTGAGTTTGTATCTTTTATAGGGCCAAGTGGCTGTGGTAAAACGACCCTATTGTCAATAATAGCTGGATTATTCCCATCCACGGAAGGTAAGGTATTTATTGATAAGGAGGAAATTTCTCCTCATAATCAGTCACTCATTGGCTATATGTTGCAACAAGATTATTTATTTCCATGGAAGACCATTGAAGAGAATGTCACAATTGGTTTAAAAATAATCGAACGTAACAAAAAATCACATAAGGTGACAGCGAATGCACTTTTACAAGAGATTGGTTTGCCGCATGTGGGCAGCTATTATCCGAGAGAGTTATCGGGTGGGATGCGTCAACGTGTAGCCCTAGCAAGGACACTGGCAGTTAATCCAAAAATCTTATTGCTAGATGAACCGTTTTCTGCACTTGATTATCAATCAAAATTAAAGCTTGAGGACTTAGTCGTTGAAACATTAAAGGCGTATCATAAAACAGCGATTCTCGTGACACATGATATTGGTGAGGCAATTGCAATGAGTGAACGAGTGTTTCTCTTTTCAGCAAACCCGGGTACTTTGCATAGAGTGTTTGAAATACCGACAGAATTACAAGAGTTATCACCATTTGATGTAAGACAACATCCGGCATATTCAGAAGTATTCCAAACAATTTGGAAGGAGCTGGAGAGTCTTGGATAA
- a CDS encoding YlaI family protein, translating to MRVKCVICDTINQLDDDLPLAKKLRNRPIHTYMCDTCHDRIKQNTMSRIETGNFRFYRTSPHMDKEF from the coding sequence ATGCGCGTAAAATGTGTCATTTGCGATACAATTAACCAGTTAGATGATGATTTACCGTTAGCAAAAAAATTACGCAATCGACCGATTCATACGTATATGTGCGACACATGCCATGATCGTATTAAACAAAATACAATGTCACGAATAGAAACGGGTAACTTCCGCTTCTATCGTACGTCTCCACATATGGATAAAGAGTTTTAA
- the typA gene encoding translational GTPase TypA has product MTNLRQDLRNIAIIAHVDHGKTTLVDQLLKQSGTFRSNERVEERAMDSNDIERERGITILAKNTAVNYEGTRINILDTPGHADFGGEVERILKMVDGVLLVVDAYEGCMPQTRFVLKKALEQRLTPIVVVNKVDKDSARPLEVVDEVLELFIELGADEDQLDFPVVYASGVNGTASLDADPSKQEENMKCLFEKVIESIPAPVDNSEDPLQFQVALLDYNDFVGRIGIGRVFRGTISVGQQVALMKLDGTVKNFRVTKIFGFFGLKREEVETAKAGDLIAVSGMEDINVGETVCPVEHQEALTPLRIDEPTLQMTFLVNNSPFAGREGKWVTSRKVEERLRAQLQTDVSLRVEDTDSPDAWTVSGRGELHLSILIENMRREGFELQVSKPQVIVREIDGVKCEPFERVQIDVPEENVGSIIESIGTRKGEMLDMVNNGSGQVRLTFLVPARGLIGYTTEFMSMTKGFGIINHTFDCYQPLLPGKIGGRHQGVLVSMETGKSTTYGMMQIEDRGTLFLEPGTDIYEGMIVGENTRDADITVNITKMKQKTNIRSANKDQTNVIKKPRILSLEEALEYLGDDEYLEITPESIRLRKQILDKNEREKAAKKLRNAEQ; this is encoded by the coding sequence ATGACAAACTTACGTCAAGATCTTCGCAATATCGCAATAATCGCCCACGTTGACCATGGTAAAACTACTTTAGTCGACCAATTACTAAAACAATCAGGTACATTCCGTTCAAACGAACGTGTTGAAGAACGTGCAATGGACTCTAATGATATTGAACGCGAACGTGGTATTACGATTTTAGCTAAAAATACAGCAGTAAACTATGAAGGAACTCGTATCAACATCCTTGATACGCCTGGACACGCTGACTTCGGTGGTGAGGTAGAACGTATTTTAAAAATGGTAGACGGCGTTTTACTAGTTGTCGATGCGTATGAAGGTTGTATGCCTCAAACACGTTTCGTACTGAAAAAAGCATTAGAACAACGCTTAACACCAATCGTTGTTGTGAACAAAGTAGACAAAGATTCAGCTCGTCCACTAGAAGTAGTAGATGAAGTACTTGAATTATTCATCGAGCTAGGTGCAGATGAAGACCAATTAGACTTCCCTGTTGTTTATGCTTCAGGTGTAAATGGTACAGCTTCTTTAGACGCTGATCCATCTAAACAAGAAGAAAATATGAAATGTCTATTCGAAAAAGTTATCGAATCTATTCCGGCACCAGTTGATAACTCAGAAGACCCATTACAATTCCAAGTAGCTCTACTTGACTATAATGACTTCGTTGGACGTATCGGAATTGGTCGCGTATTCCGCGGAACAATTTCTGTAGGTCAACAAGTTGCATTGATGAAATTAGACGGTACAGTGAAAAACTTCCGTGTAACGAAAATCTTTGGTTTCTTCGGCTTAAAACGTGAAGAAGTAGAGACAGCAAAAGCTGGTGACTTAATTGCCGTTTCAGGTATGGAAGACATCAACGTAGGTGAAACAGTTTGTCCTGTTGAACATCAAGAAGCGCTTACACCATTACGTATCGATGAGCCAACGTTACAAATGACTTTCTTAGTAAACAATTCTCCATTCGCAGGCCGTGAAGGGAAATGGGTTACTTCTCGTAAAGTGGAAGAGCGTTTACGTGCTCAATTACAAACGGACGTATCTTTACGTGTTGAAGATACTGATTCTCCAGACGCATGGACAGTTTCAGGTCGTGGGGAACTTCACTTATCTATCTTGATCGAAAATATGCGTCGTGAAGGCTTCGAATTACAAGTATCTAAACCACAAGTAATCGTGCGTGAAATCGACGGTGTAAAATGTGAACCATTCGAACGCGTTCAAATCGATGTTCCTGAAGAAAATGTTGGTTCAATTATCGAATCGATTGGTACACGTAAAGGTGAAATGCTTGATATGGTGAACAATGGCAGTGGCCAAGTTCGTTTAACATTCTTAGTACCGGCACGTGGATTAATTGGTTATACAACTGAATTCATGTCGATGACAAAAGGTTTCGGTATTATCAACCACACGTTTGATTGCTACCAACCGCTATTACCAGGTAAAATCGGTGGTCGTCACCAAGGTGTGCTAGTTTCAATGGAAACTGGTAAATCAACTACTTATGGTATGATGCAAATTGAAGACCGTGGTACACTATTCTTAGAGCCAGGTACAGATATTTACGAAGGTATGATTGTTGGTGAAAATACACGTGACGCTGATATCACTGTAAACATCACAAAAATGAAACAAAAAACTAACATCCGTTCTGCAAATAAAGACCAAACGAATGTAATTAAAAAACCACGTATCTTATCTCTAGAAGAAGCACTTGAATATCTAGGTGATGATGAGTACTTAGAAATCACACCAGAATCTATTCGCCTTCGTAAACAAATTCTAGATAAAAACGAACGTGAGAAAGCAGCGAAAAAATTACGTAACGCAGAACAATAA
- a CDS encoding YktB family protein, with protein sequence MPKLKWTTKDFNVFQINGLEQRMDALNSCVRPKFNKLGEDFSSFFSSQLGEEFFPHVAKHARRTVNPPKDSWVAFAPYKRGYKALPHFQIGLWSSHLFIVLAIIYEAPQKSVMAERLLTKKSLLQQLPNDFIVSGDHMSPLAFSIQEAKEEKLEELLIRLRDVKKGEFLVGRHIPRDEAIKLSSGQFHQLAEDTFSSLLPIYNIIIGK encoded by the coding sequence ATGCCGAAACTAAAATGGACTACCAAAGATTTCAATGTTTTTCAAATAAATGGTTTAGAACAAAGAATGGATGCTTTAAATTCCTGTGTACGACCAAAATTCAATAAACTAGGTGAAGATTTTTCCTCTTTCTTTTCTAGTCAGCTTGGAGAAGAATTTTTCCCTCATGTTGCTAAACATGCTCGACGAACAGTCAATCCGCCAAAAGATAGCTGGGTTGCCTTCGCTCCATACAAAAGAGGTTATAAAGCATTGCCTCACTTTCAGATTGGTCTTTGGAGCTCACATTTATTCATCGTATTAGCCATTATTTATGAAGCACCGCAAAAAAGTGTGATGGCAGAAAGACTACTTACAAAAAAATCATTGTTACAACAGCTTCCAAATGATTTCATTGTTTCCGGTGATCACATGTCCCCGTTGGCTTTTTCCATTCAAGAGGCTAAAGAAGAGAAGCTGGAGGAGTTACTTATTCGACTACGCGATGTTAAAAAAGGTGAGTTTTTAGTAGGCCGACATATTCCTCGCGATGAAGCTATAAAATTGTCTTCCGGTCAATTCCATCAATTAGCAGAAGATACTTTCAGCAGCTTACTGCCGATCTATAACATCATCATAGGAAAATAA
- a CDS encoding ABC transporter permease: MDNTLFKQYLQLLKKEKRFVRLYQLIILLVFFGGWELFSRLEWIDRLIFSSPTRVWHTFIEKVSDGSLTLHVGVTLMETIIGFIAGTLLGTLIATVLWWSPMLSKVLDPYLVILNAMPKVALGPILIVALGPGYFSIIAMGALISIIITTIVVYTAFKGVDPNYSKVLQTFGATRWQTFKEVILPASFPTIISTLKVNVGLSWVGVIVGEFLVASKGLGYLIIYGFQVFNFNLVLMSLLIIAFFATIMYQVVELIERAIIKNND, from the coding sequence TTGGATAACACACTATTTAAACAATATCTGCAATTGCTTAAAAAGGAAAAGCGTTTTGTTCGTTTATATCAACTTATCATCTTACTCGTATTTTTTGGCGGATGGGAGTTATTTTCAAGACTTGAATGGATTGATCGTTTAATTTTTAGTTCGCCGACTCGCGTGTGGCACACATTTATAGAAAAAGTGAGTGATGGTTCGTTAACATTACATGTCGGTGTGACGCTTATGGAGACGATTATTGGCTTTATAGCGGGGACTTTACTAGGTACTCTAATCGCAACGGTACTTTGGTGGTCACCTATGCTTTCAAAGGTACTAGATCCATATTTAGTAATTTTAAACGCGATGCCAAAAGTTGCTCTCGGACCGATACTGATTGTCGCACTCGGTCCAGGATACTTTTCAATCATCGCCATGGGTGCACTGATTTCGATTATCATTACAACTATTGTTGTTTATACCGCCTTTAAGGGAGTTGACCCGAACTATAGCAAAGTTTTACAAACATTCGGAGCGACTAGATGGCAAACATTTAAAGAGGTCATTTTACCTGCATCATTTCCAACAATTATTTCAACATTGAAAGTCAATGTTGGGTTATCATGGGTCGGAGTTATCGTAGGAGAGTTTTTAGTGGCATCGAAAGGACTCGGCTATTTAATCATTTATGGCTTCCAAGTGTTTAACTTTAACCTTGTGTTAATGTCGTTGCTTATTATCGCTTTTTTTGCGACTATTATGTATCAAGTTGTCGAATTGATTGAGAGGGCAATTATAAAAAATAATGATTAA
- a CDS encoding UPF0223 family protein has translation MEYSYPFSIDWSTEEIVDVIKFFEGIEQAYEKGIKREVMMAKYRRFKEIVPSQAEEKTIFREFEEASGYVSYPVVKQTKETADGTIIKVIPKQRR, from the coding sequence ATGGAATATTCTTATCCGTTTTCAATTGATTGGTCGACTGAAGAAATAGTTGATGTTATTAAATTCTTTGAAGGCATCGAGCAGGCCTATGAAAAGGGCATTAAACGTGAAGTGATGATGGCGAAATATCGTCGCTTTAAAGAGATTGTACCTTCGCAAGCCGAGGAAAAAACAATTTTTCGTGAATTTGAAGAAGCGAGTGGCTACGTGAGTTATCCGGTAGTAAAGCAAACAAAAGAGACAGCTGATGGTACAATCATAAAGGTTATTCCGAAGCAACGACGTTAA
- a CDS encoding NAD(P)H-dependent flavin oxidoreductase encodes MNWDTRITELLKVKYPIVQGGLAYLAYADLAAAVSNAGGLGQITAMSLRDADLLRAEIHKVRTLTDKPFGVNFAIGMYGTGYEDMVRVAVEEQVPVVTMTGGNPAPIFELLAGTDIKKLVLVAARRQAQKAEELGADAVMVVGQEGGGHLGRDDIGTMVLVPQVVDSVKIPVIASGGIGDGRGWMAAHSLGAEGIEMGTRFIATKECIDASEAYKEALIASSEADTTVIKRSIGAPARAIRSEFTEKILEIERTTPTYDALKDYISGTANKRFIYDGDKNAGIGWAGQVTGMIHDIPTVDELITRMVAEAESIRVKWGQ; translated from the coding sequence ATGAATTGGGATACACGTATCACAGAACTTTTGAAGGTTAAATACCCAATTGTTCAGGGGGGATTAGCTTATTTAGCATATGCCGATTTAGCAGCGGCAGTGTCGAATGCTGGGGGACTTGGACAAATAACTGCAATGAGCTTGCGTGATGCTGACTTATTACGGGCAGAAATTCATAAGGTACGTACATTAACGGACAAGCCATTTGGTGTAAATTTTGCAATTGGCATGTATGGTACAGGTTATGAGGATATGGTACGTGTAGCAGTCGAAGAACAGGTGCCTGTTGTAACAATGACGGGCGGTAATCCTGCACCAATATTTGAGTTGCTTGCAGGCACGGACATCAAGAAATTAGTACTAGTTGCAGCACGTAGACAAGCTCAAAAGGCTGAAGAGCTTGGAGCAGATGCAGTCATGGTAGTAGGACAAGAAGGTGGTGGTCATCTTGGACGTGATGACATTGGTACAATGGTGCTCGTACCGCAAGTTGTAGATAGCGTAAAAATTCCTGTCATTGCCTCTGGTGGTATTGGTGATGGACGTGGTTGGATGGCCGCACATTCACTTGGTGCTGAAGGAATTGAAATGGGCACACGCTTTATTGCAACAAAGGAATGTATTGATGCATCAGAAGCTTATAAAGAGGCACTAATCGCAAGCTCTGAAGCAGATACAACGGTCATTAAACGCTCCATTGGTGCACCAGCTAGAGCGATACGTAGTGAATTTACAGAGAAAATTTTAGAGATTGAGCGAACAACACCTACTTATGATGCATTGAAAGATTATATAAGCGGTACAGCGAATAAACGTTTTATCTATGATGGTGACAAGAATGCTGGTATTGGTTGGGCAGGACAAGTTACGGGGATGATTCACGATATTCCAACTGTGGATGAGCTGATAACACGAATGGTTGCAGAAGCGGAAAGTATCCGGGTAAAATGGGGACAGTAA
- a CDS encoding YlaH-like family protein, whose translation MLNWLLLNSIQASEMREGTEAEVLEDLTGISRFIYENAPNYTVAGYIAFFSVFILCAIVYQLGFARKLNLKQNIVVYLCLFIGCIFLTFFALSLPMMEGLIVAALFLGIYKIRLARENKEA comes from the coding sequence ATGTTGAATTGGTTGTTACTCAACTCTATTCAAGCATCTGAAATGAGAGAAGGAACAGAGGCTGAAGTATTAGAAGATTTAACAGGTATTAGCCGTTTCATTTATGAAAATGCACCGAATTATACAGTAGCAGGGTATATAGCTTTCTTCTCCGTATTTATTTTATGTGCAATTGTTTATCAATTAGGCTTTGCACGAAAATTAAATTTAAAGCAAAATATTGTTGTGTACCTCTGTTTATTTATTGGATGTATTTTTCTTACTTTCTTCGCTCTATCATTACCAATGATGGAGGGGTTAATTGTTGCAGCATTATTTTTGGGTATTTATAAAATTCGCTTAGCTAGGGAAAATAAAGAAGCCTAA
- a CDS encoding inositol monophosphatase family protein, with the protein MSLQRIDEFAKSIIFEAGKRIRNAFSYNLVIETKSNANDLVTNIDRETELFFIEKIKMFDPTHKILGEEGMGEEVESLEGVVWIIDPIDGTMNFVKQHRHFMISIGIFIDGIGKLGYIFDVMREDLFYAVAGEGAWYNDSPLRKLQSVTIEESVIGINASWVAPNRHIHHEKVIELIRKVRGTRSYGSAAMEIAFVVSGKLDAYVSMRLSPWDIGAGTIIATEVGAIATNLHGEGFDFLHQDTFIIANPSIHKELLEKYIVPYR; encoded by the coding sequence ATGAGTTTACAACGTATCGATGAATTTGCGAAAAGTATTATTTTTGAAGCGGGTAAACGCATTAGAAATGCTTTTTCGTACAATTTAGTTATCGAAACAAAATCTAATGCAAATGATCTTGTTACAAATATTGACCGTGAAACAGAATTATTTTTTATAGAAAAAATCAAAATGTTCGACCCGACCCATAAAATCTTAGGTGAAGAGGGGATGGGGGAGGAAGTCGAATCGTTAGAAGGTGTTGTTTGGATTATTGATCCGATCGACGGCACCATGAATTTTGTTAAGCAACATCGTCACTTTATGATTTCAATAGGGATATTTATTGACGGTATTGGTAAGCTTGGTTACATATTCGATGTTATGCGTGAAGACTTATTCTATGCAGTAGCTGGCGAGGGAGCTTGGTACAATGATTCACCGCTACGTAAATTGCAGTCAGTCACAATTGAAGAATCAGTGATTGGAATTAATGCAAGTTGGGTAGCGCCAAATCGACATATCCATCATGAAAAGGTAATTGAATTGATTCGGAAAGTTCGTGGTACGCGTTCATATGGCTCGGCAGCTATGGAAATAGCTTTTGTTGTGAGTGGTAAGCTTGATGCGTATGTATCCATGCGCCTCTCTCCATGGGATATTGGCGCTGGTACGATTATCGCTACGGAGGTGGGGGCAATTGCGACGAATTTACATGGAGAAGGTTTTGATTTCCTACATCAAGATACTTTCATCATAGCTAACCCTTCCATCCATAAAGAGTTATTAGAAAAATATATTGTGCCTTATCGCTAA
- a CDS encoding DUF5325 family protein, which produces MNRAKFVMAIYALAAILAMCAIGYSVAAGSGFGILAGIVATCVIFMTAFKMKRKLREQGLL; this is translated from the coding sequence ATGAATCGTGCAAAATTCGTAATGGCCATTTATGCATTGGCAGCTATATTAGCAATGTGCGCTATCGGTTATTCCGTAGCAGCTGGTAGTGGATTTGGCATATTAGCAGGCATTGTGGCTACTTGTGTCATTTTCATGACAGCCTTTAAAATGAAACGTAAACTACGTGAACAAGGTTTACTTTAA
- a CDS encoding ABC transporter substrate-binding protein codes for MRWLKKGFLFSGIALLLLSLAACNKAELEKVKVGEVTRSIFYAPQYVALEKGFFEDEGLSVELQTIAGGDKTMTALLSDGIDIALVGSETSIYVTAQGSNDPIQNFAQLTQTDGTFLVAREKMENFSWEDLKGSTFLGQRKGGMPQMAGEFVLKKHGIDPSSDLTLIQNIDFANISTAFASGTGDFVQLFEPTASVFEKEGKGYIVASFGTESGLLPYTSFMAKSSYLEDDAKTVQSFTNALKRAQDFVQEKSSAEVAKIIQSYFENVDVALIETVVERYKSQGSYATDPILDEDEWDNLQTIMEEAGELPQRVDYEELVNTTFAKKAAE; via the coding sequence ATGCGTTGGCTTAAAAAAGGTTTTTTATTTAGTGGAATTGCTTTGTTGCTCCTTTCATTGGCGGCGTGTAATAAAGCTGAGCTCGAAAAAGTCAAAGTTGGAGAAGTGACGCGCTCGATTTTCTATGCACCGCAATATGTAGCTCTTGAAAAAGGTTTTTTTGAAGATGAAGGTCTTTCGGTAGAGCTTCAAACAATAGCAGGCGGTGATAAGACGATGACAGCGTTACTTTCGGATGGCATTGATATTGCCTTAGTTGGCTCAGAAACATCTATATATGTAACAGCACAAGGCTCAAATGACCCGATTCAAAACTTTGCGCAATTAACGCAAACAGATGGCACATTTTTAGTTGCACGTGAGAAGATGGAGAACTTTTCGTGGGAAGACTTAAAAGGGTCAACCTTCTTAGGGCAACGTAAAGGTGGAATGCCACAAATGGCGGGTGAGTTTGTGTTGAAAAAACATGGCATTGATCCTTCAAGTGATTTAACACTCATTCAAAATATTGATTTTGCTAATATTTCTACAGCATTTGCTTCTGGTACTGGCGATTTTGTTCAGTTATTTGAACCAACTGCTAGTGTATTTGAAAAAGAAGGTAAGGGTTATATTGTTGCTTCATTCGGCACTGAATCAGGCCTTTTACCGTATACTTCTTTTATGGCGAAAAGCAGTTATTTAGAGGATGATGCAAAAACAGTCCAAAGCTTTACAAATGCGCTGAAGCGAGCGCAAGATTTTGTGCAGGAAAAAAGTTCAGCAGAAGTGGCGAAAATTATTCAATCCTATTTTGAAAATGTCGATGTAGCTTTAATTGAAACAGTTGTTGAGCGCTATAAATCTCAGGGCTCATATGCCACTGATCCAATTTTAGATGAAGATGAATGGGATAACCTACAAACGATCATGGAGGAAGCAGGTGAACTTCCCCAACGTGTAGATTATGAAGAGCTTGTTAATACAACTTTTGCTAAAAAGGCCGCAGAGTAA